In Labrus mixtus chromosome 13, fLabMix1.1, whole genome shotgun sequence, a single genomic region encodes these proteins:
- the LOC132987235 gene encoding GRIP and coiled-coil domain-containing protein 2, whose protein sequence is MEDSGGTGPETVAPSPGGTAKSKLDTLSKDDLIKFAKKQMAAMQKMKGKCADLEKEVESLKQQPKNNTTSSDDLTLIQELTERMDALLLEKAETQQSFALSRKDLERTKQQAKDDLAALKEELDNVIEEHQKKIKTLESSIEESNKKHQEEVSFFQNLLKEREESDRERESERERERLAEHARSKESTEEIRRHLEAQLETLRAELGAIREHNAKELTEVQESHQRELTEAQQEVENLREELARKSLQHEEEMRALEEDCEIERERLLLLHEELTEQLALKDSYLQDVQEEEEEPARRSGIAKMLELSGVSQGDSSHGDGEETETGKLKAAVEELQAQNTMFQDELTLLSNVNGELEAELERTKEEFQLEKEELEFKINELQMSRDGALNDQAVTLDPEPQEARGELQQQSEERKDGEESHSLQSKESATLPGNQNLLNLEELRGQCEALTIERDSALTECQNMSEKLQGFETELAEKKKDFVVQCKAMKEQGADNVREFQNKIEELTQENSEVLERVRVAAEEKNTLEKSIHDLKLQLEGSSAEDQKLRSSVQEQAALSCELEQSVVGLTKQNEEVLSQLQMKESVTQDLKEMVNTLSEEKNKLQSHLQHREEEMQHINDEKTKEIQRLLEEKEREALLYRGEKEKELKSLKKEKEEEVQLKEEREKIAENLKEELERRQEQMCALEVTIKELSTENTDLHQKLEEASSGLSEAQETRELLGSKLAALEAQLEQETREKHEGEATLKSLAEEAEQARVTVRALEERQGEVLQNSREEVEVLRARVTELEKERSLLMISLEEARGEATVEDLQKELQAHITDLEQERNMLRNNLEEVLKDTKALQKDLEEMKAANEKVSVENQKLQAQISLMTQEGEEKEDGGMEGKMENLEKERRELKDQLTEKDSLISQLKSEMASLQESATRSASSNESASSEITEKIALLEKEHKGKDEKMNKIKAVAIKAKKELDISKKEVVALKEEVESLKAEKVKVSSSMKDIIHGAEGYKNLQIDYDTQTELLDKEREKVEAAERQIAELTKRLSSAVTQMETISSEKEDLVASIETQRSIVRKLEAQNQELQRQSDCLDRDLLAERSMKEQKIKDLSSATKEVEELTAQLRKQQQQSQQTAQELEQLRKEAQQSSLLDMEMADYERLVKELNTNLLHKDERVEELKAQINTLTQKEDTLKQEVESLKSQLDQGEEKTSNMKQLLVKTKKDLADAKTQESSLMMLQASLKGELEANQQQLESGKIEVCELTAERHRLQEQLRTALEQHQRSSSSMQQRISSLQQERDTAKAELMATSGEFEGYKVRVHNVLKQQKSKTTCLNEGDSGKLEREQLSSQVEQLRSRLAESQQSLQSSTAELQQLQTEHDTLLERHNKILQETISKEAELRERLLTMQSENLGLRSDLTQAQTDLSSQVESQRQTYRDQLRKLQDDHRATVETLQGQLTRVEDQLFSLQSQNSSVSVQSSRKTLNSDPQRRNTDQNQAGLPLLTLSDLQSMAREEGEGMETTETESPSPALTPLPSLEHLLASPDPKQEPFVWNVEPTKEELNQKLSTATRSMEHMNSLLHETEATNAVLMEQITLLKSEVRRLERNQEREKSVANLEYLKNVLMQFIFLQSGSERQALLPVIHTMLQLSPEEKSKLAAIAQGGEEGAGNRGSGWTSYLHSWSGIR, encoded by the exons ATGGAG GACTCTGGTGGTACTGGACCAGAGACGGTGGCTCCATCACCAGGAGGTACAGCCAAGTCGAAG CTGGACACGTTGTCCAAAGATGACCTTATCAAGTTTGCAAAGAAGCAGATGGCTGCGATGCAGAAGATGAAGGGCAAATGTGCAG ATTTGGAGAAAGAAGTTGAATCCCTTAAACAACAACCTAAAAACAACACCACCAGCTCAGATGATTTGACTCTGATACAG GAgctgacagagaggatggatgCCTTGCTGCTGGAAAAGGCCGAAACTCAGCAAAGTTTTGCACTGTCTCgtaaggatctagagaggactAAGCAGCAAGCCAAG gatGATCTAGCTGCCCTGAAAGAGGAGCTTGACAATGTAATAGAAGAGCACCAAAAGAAGATCAAGACCCTAGAGAGCAGCATTGAGGAATCGaacaaaaaacaccaagaaGAAGTGAGTTTTTTCCAGAATTTGCTGAAAGAGCGTGAAGAAAgcgacagggagagagagagcgaacgAGAGAGGGAGCGTCTGGCTGAACATGCCAGATCAAAAGAGAGCACTGAAGAAATCCGCCGTCACTTAGAAGCTCAACTGGAAACCCTTAGAGCAGAACTGGGGGCCATCCGGGAGCACAATGCCAAGGAGTTAACTGAAGTGCAGGAGAGCCACCAACGGGAGTTGACCGAGGCCCAGCAGGAGGTGGAGAACCTGAGGGAGGAGCTGGCTCGGAAGAGTCTGCAGCACGAGGAGGAAATGAGGGCTTTGGAGGAGGACTGTGAAATCGAGAGAGAGCGTCTTCTTTTGCTACACGAGGAGCTGACAGAGCAGCTCGCTCTCAAAG acAGCTACCTGCAGGACgtgcaagaggaagaggaggagcctgcCCGTCGTTCAGGGATCGCCAAGATGCTGGAGCTGTCCGGCGTCAGTCAGGGTGACTCCAGCCACGGTGATGGCGAGGAGACCGAGACTGGCAAACTGAAAGCAGCCGTGGAGGAGCTTCAAGCCCAGAACACCATGTTTCAGGATGAGCTCACCCTGCTCAGTAATGTGAACGGTGAGCTCGAAGCTGAGCTGGAGAGAACCAAAGAGGAGTTCCAGTTGGAGAAAGAAGAGCTGGAgttcaaaatcaatgaactgCAGATGAGCCGAGACGGTGCTCTCAATGACCAAGCCGTAACCCTGGACCCTGAGCCACAAGAAGCCAGGGgagagctccagcagcagagtgaagagCGCAAAGATGGAGAGGAGTCTCATTCATTACAATCCAAAGAGTCGGCAACACTTCCTGGGAATCAGAATCTCCTAAATCTAGAGGAGCTCAGGGGTCAGTGCGAGGCGTTGACCATAGAGAGGGACTCCGCCTTGACTGAGTGTCAAAACATGAGTGAAAAACTGCAAGGTTTTGAGACAGAACTggctgagaaaaagaaagattttgtTGTACAGTGCAAAGCAATGAAGGAACAAGGGGCAGACAATGTAAGGGAATTCCAAAACAAGATAGAAGAGCTTACCCAGGAGAACAGTGAGGTGCTGGAAAGGGTGAGAGTGGCTGCTGAGGAGAAAAACACTCTAGAGAAGAGCATACACGATCTGAAGCTGCAGCTTGAAGGTTCATCAGCGGAGGACCAGAAACTCCGCTCCTCTGTACAGGAACAAGCAGCTTTGTCCTGTGAGCTGGAACAGTCTGTGGTGGGACTGACCAAGCAGAATGAGGAGGTTCTCTCCCAACTGCAGATGAAGGAAAGCGTGACTCAAGATCTAAAAGAGATGGTCAACACACTGAGTGAAGAGAAGAACAAATTGCAATCCCACCTTCAGCACCGTGAAGAGGAGATGCAGCATATAAATGACgagaaaacaaaggaaatccAGAGGCTgctggaagagaaagagagggaggcacTGTTGTAtagaggggagaaagagaaagagttgaaaagcctgaaaaaggagaaggaagaagaagtgcagctaaaggaggagagggaaaaaatagCAGAGAATCTGAAAGAGGAGTTGGAAAGAAGGCAGGAACAAATGTGTGCATTAGAGGTGACTATTAAAGAGCTCTCCACTGAAAATACTGACCTCCATCAGAAATTAGAGGAGGCATCCTCTGGGCTTTCTGAAGCCCAGGAAACAAGGGAGCTTTTGGGCTCCAAGCTGGCAGCCCTGGAAGCTCAGCTAGAGCAGGAGACTCGTGAAAAACATGAAGGAGAAGCAACGTTGAAGTCACTGGCAGAGGAGGCCGAGCAGGCCCGTGTCACCGTAAGAGCTTTGGAGGAAAGACAGGGTGAAGTACTCCAAAACTCCAGGGAAGAAGTCGAGGTGCTCCGAGCACGTGTTACTGAGCTGGAAAAGGAGAGGAGCCTGTTGATGATCAGCCTCGAGGAGGCTCGAGGAGAAGCGACAGTCGAGGATTTACAAAAGGAGCTCCAGGCTCATATTACAGACCTGGAACAGGAGAGGAACATGTTGAGGAACAACCTGGAGGAGGTGCTGAAGGACACCAAAGCGCTGCAGAAAGACCTGGAGGAAATGAAGGCAGCCAATGAGAAGGTGAGCGTGGAGAACCAAAAGCTGCAGGCCCAAATCTCTCTGATGACTcaagagggagaagagaaagaggatggGGGAATGGAGGGCAAGATGGAGAatctggagaaagagaggagagagctcAAAGACCAGCTGACAGAGAAGGACTCACTCATATCTCAGCTGAAGAGTGAGATGGCCTCTCTCCAG GAGTCTGCAACTCGATCTGCTTCTTCTAATGAAAGTGCAAGCAGTGAGATCACAGAGAAAATAG CTCTTCTGGAGAAAGAACACAAAGGAAAGGATGAGAAGATGAACAAAATTAAAGCTGTTGCCATCAAAGCCAAAAAGGAGCTGGACATCAGTAAGAAAGAG GTCGTAGCCCTCAAGGAGGAAGTGGAATCACTGAAAGCAGAGAAGGTGAAAGTCAGCAGCTCTATGAAAGACATCATCCATGGTGCTGAAGGCTACAAG aaCCTGCAGATAGATTACGACACGCAGACAGAGCTGCTggataaggagagagagaaggtggagGCGGCCGAGAGACAGATTGCCGAGCTGACCAAACGACTCAGCAGTGCTGTCACACAG ATGGAGACTATAAGCAGTGAGAAAGAAGACCTGGTGGCCAGTATCGAGACCCAAAGGAGCATTGTGAGGAAGCTGGAAGCTCAAAACcaggagctgcagagacagtctGACTGCCTCGACAGAGACCTGCTGGCTGAGAGATCTATGAAAGAGCAGAAGATCaag GACTTgtcatctgccacgaaggaagtAGAGGAGCTGACAGCCCAGCTAcgcaagcagcagcagcagtctcaGCAGACTGCCCAGGAGCTGGAGCAGCTACGcaag GAGGCACAGCAGAGCTCTCTGCTGGACATGGAGATGGCCGACTATGAGCGGCTGGTGAAGGAACTCAATACCAATCTCCTTCATAAAGATGAACGTGTGGAAGAGTTAAAGGCCCAGATAAACACACTGACCCAGAAGGAGGACACGCTTAAACAGGAAGTTG AGTCTTTGAAGTCCCAGCTGGACCAGGGGGAGGAGAAGACCTCCAACATGAAACAGCTGCTGGTGAAGACCAAAAAGGACCTGGCCGATGCCAAGACACAg gAAAGCTCCCTCATGATGCTGCAGGCCTCTCTAAAAGGGGAGCTGGAGGCTAACCAACAGCAGCTAGAAAGCGGCAAG ATCGAGGTGTGCGAGCTGACGGCAGAGCGCCACCGTCTGCAGGAGCAGCTTAGGACTGCCTTGGAACAGCATcaaagaagcagcagctccaTGCAGCAAAGGAtcagcagcctgcagcaggagagagataCTGCTAAG GCTGAGCTTATGGCAACATCGGGCGAGTTTGAGGGTTACAAGGTGCGAGTCCACAATGTGCTCAAACAACAGAAGAGTAAAACTACTTGCCTGAACGAGGGAGACTCTGGCAAACTAGAAAG GGAGCAGTTGTCTTCTCAGGTAGAACAGCTGAGGTCCAGGCTGGCAGAGAGCCAGCAGAGCCTCCAGAGCAGCacagcagagctgcagcagctccagacTGAGCACGACACTCTGCTGGAGAGACACAACAAAATCCTCCAGGAGACCATCAGCAAGGAGGCGGAGCTTCGTGAGAG GCTTCTGACAATGCAGTCGGAGAACCTGGGACTCCGGTCGGATTTGACCCAGGCTCAAACCGACCTCTCCTCCCAGGTCGAGTCCCAGCGACAGACATACAGGGACCAGCTAAGGAAGCTGCAGGATGACCACCGGGCTACTGTGGAGACCCTGCAGGGCCAGCTGACCCGTGTTGAGGACCAACTCTTCAGCCTGCAGAGCCAGAACA GTTCAGTGTCGGTCCAGTCCAGCCGTAAGACCCTGAACTCCGACCCCCAGCGCAGAAACACTGATCAGAATCAGGCAGGGCTGCCTCTTTTGACCCTCAGCGATCTCCAGTCTATGGCCAGAGAGGAGGGCGAGGGCATGGAGACAACCGAGACTGAGAGCCCCTCTCCTGCTCTtacacctctaccatctctggaACATCTTCTCGCATCCCCAGACCCAAAACAAG AGCCATTCGTATGGAATGTGGAGCCTACCAAAGAAGAGCTAAATCAAAAGCTGAGTACAGCCACTCGCAGTATGGAGCATATGAACAGCCTCCTGCACGAAACTGAGGCCACCAACGCAGTTCTCATGGAGCAGATCACT TTGTTGAAGAGTGAAGTGCGTCGTCTGGAGCGAAaccaggagagggagaagagtgTGGCCAACCTGGAGTATCTAAAGAATGTCTTGATGCAGTTCATTTTTCTGCAGTCTGGGAGTGAGAGGCAAGCGCTCCTGCCGGTCATTCACACAATGCTTCAACTTAGTCCAGAAGAGAAGAGCAAACTGGCTGCCATAGCACAAG
- the tmem223 gene encoding transmembrane protein 223 — translation MGLERLLRGALTCYSTHCRLLHIQQHVRVFRVSMSTGAFPSMSSVVNRVTCASGLLGRSRIGLAHRQLCSSVQPSRDVTLFEHDKTGFFRLLSVFCGGQFLFWTYLGHFAYTGLRDTGGSTEEDVTKAATTTTGLAGLWSFEMNLGSNTWRYGFTVGCLAIGAGIVGLGVVFCRRSVNQVILHHGGKMVTVTTQSPLGAGQGRRLTVPLSQVACHAHRQESPSFIPLRVKGHKFYFLLDKEGTVNNARLFDITVGAYRPV, via the coding sequence ATGGGTTTAGAGCGGCTTCTACGCGGGGCGCTGACGTGTTACTCTACACATTGTCGACTCCTTCACATCCAGCAACACGTCAGAGTGTTTCGTGTTTCGATGTCTACTGGGGCTTTTCCGAGCATGTCCAGCGTGGTTAACCGGGTAACTTGTGCATCAGGACTGCTCGGTAGGAGTCGCATTGGACTCGCTCACAGACAGCTCTGCTCCTCCGTCCAGCCCTCCAGAGATGTCACCCTGTTCGAGCACGACAAGACCGGCTTCTTCCGGCTCCTCTCGGTCTTCTGTGGCGGACAGTTTCTCTTCTGGACATACCTGGGCCACTTTGCATACACTGGGCTCAGAGACACCGGAGGCTCTACAGAGGAAGACGTCACTAAGGCTGCCACCACAACAACCGGGCTGGCTGGACTGTGGAGTTTTGAGATGAACCTGGGGTCCAACACCTGGAGGTACGGCTTCACGGTGGGGTGCCTTGCTATTGGAGCTGGAATAGTCGGGCTCGGGGTTGTGTTTTGCCGGCGCTCTGTCAACCAGGTGATTTTACACCATGGCGGGAAAATGGTGACAGTGACCACACAGTCACCTTTGGGAGCAGGCCAAGGCCGCAGACTGACAGTCCCGCTGTCACAGGTGGCCTGCCATGCTCACAGACAGGAGTCCCCCTCATTCATCCCCCTCAGGGTCAAAGGACACAAGTTCTACTTTCTTCTGGACAAAGAGGGGACTGTGAACAATGCAAGGCTGTTTGACATCACAGTTGGGGCTTACCGGCCAGTTTAA